A portion of the Paenibacillus marchantiae genome contains these proteins:
- the fsa gene encoding fructose-6-phosphate aldolase — protein sequence MKFFLDTGNVEEIKRIERLGLVDGVTTNPSLIAKEGRVFKEVIQEICGVVKGPVSAEVIGLKAGDMLKEAYEIAEWAPNVVIKLPMTEDGLYACHELTQKGIKTNVTLIFSAAQGLMAAKAGATYISPFVGRLDDIAVDGMKLIRDLRLILDTYDLPSEIIAASIRNIKHVEDAALSGAHIATIPGSLLPTLWKHPLTDSGIERFLKDWESVPK from the coding sequence ATGAAATTTTTCTTAGATACAGGTAATGTTGAAGAAATCAAACGGATCGAACGTCTGGGTCTGGTGGATGGAGTCACGACCAACCCGTCTTTGATTGCCAAAGAAGGTCGCGTATTTAAAGAAGTGATTCAGGAGATCTGTGGCGTTGTTAAAGGCCCGGTCAGTGCTGAAGTGATCGGACTTAAAGCCGGGGATATGTTGAAGGAAGCTTATGAAATTGCAGAATGGGCACCGAATGTAGTGATTAAACTACCGATGACCGAAGATGGACTCTATGCTTGTCATGAACTGACCCAAAAAGGAATTAAAACCAATGTAACGCTGATCTTCTCTGCAGCACAGGGTCTGATGGCGGCAAAAGCTGGCGCAACATACATCAGTCCATTTGTTGGCCGTCTGGATGATATTGCGGTGGATGGCATGAAGCTGATTCGCGATCTGCGTCTCATTCTGGATACGTATGATTTGCCTTCCGAAATTATTGCAGCAAGCATCCGTAATATCAAACATGTCGAGGATGCAGCTCTTTCTGGTGCGCATATCGCGACCATTCCGGGTTCGCTCCTGCCAACATTGTGGAAACACCCGCTGACAGACAGCGGCATTGAGCGCTTCCTGAAAGATTGGGAGTCCGTTCCGAAATAA
- the gnd gene encoding phosphogluconate dehydrogenase (NAD(+)-dependent, decarboxylating), with the protein MKLGLIGLGKMGLNLGRNLIDHKHEVVAFDLNAEAVNEMKEYGAAGVSSYAEMVTSLESPRVLWIMVPHNVVDAVLAEVSPLLSKGDIIIEAGNSHYKESIRRYEEMKPKGIHYMDAGTSGGMEGARNGACYMIGGDPEAWAVVEPAFKDTSVENGYLYAGKAGSGHFLKMVHNGIEYGMMASIGEGFDVLEKSGFDFDFEQVARVWNNGSVIRSWLMELTERAFSKDANLDEIKGVMHSSGEGRWTVETAFDLQTATPVIALSLLMRYRSLETDTFTGKVVAALRNEFGGHAVEKN; encoded by the coding sequence ATGAAACTTGGACTTATTGGATTAGGTAAAATGGGATTGAACCTGGGTAGAAACCTGATTGACCACAAACATGAAGTGGTTGCTTTTGACCTTAACGCTGAAGCTGTTAATGAAATGAAAGAATACGGCGCAGCAGGCGTATCTTCTTATGCAGAAATGGTAACTTCCCTTGAATCCCCACGTGTATTGTGGATCATGGTTCCTCACAACGTGGTTGACGCTGTACTGGCTGAAGTAAGCCCACTGTTGTCCAAAGGCGACATCATCATCGAAGCGGGTAACTCGCACTACAAAGAGTCCATCCGTCGTTACGAAGAAATGAAACCTAAAGGCATTCACTACATGGATGCTGGTACATCCGGCGGTATGGAAGGCGCGCGTAATGGCGCATGTTACATGATCGGTGGCGATCCTGAAGCTTGGGCAGTAGTTGAGCCTGCGTTCAAGGATACTTCCGTTGAAAATGGTTACCTGTATGCAGGTAAAGCAGGTAGCGGTCACTTCCTGAAAATGGTTCACAACGGTATCGAGTACGGTATGATGGCTTCCATCGGTGAAGGCTTCGACGTATTGGAGAAAAGCGGCTTCGATTTCGACTTCGAACAAGTTGCTCGCGTATGGAACAACGGTTCCGTTATTCGTTCTTGGTTGATGGAATTGACAGAGCGTGCATTCTCCAAAGATGCTAACCTGGACGAAATCAAAGGGGTTATGCATTCTTCCGGTGAAGGACGTTGGACAGTTGAAACAGCATTTGATCTGCAAACTGCTACGCCAGTTATCGCGTTGTCCCTGTTGATGCGTTACCGCTCCCTGGAAACAGACACGTTCACAGGTAAAGTTGTTGCAGCATTGCGTAATGAATTTGGCGGTCACGCTGTAGAAAAAAATTAA
- the zwf gene encoding glucose-6-phosphate dehydrogenase, whose product MDAMTFVLFGATGDLAKRKIYPALYNLYIDSKMPKSFSVIGLGRRELSDADFQANVEKSLHTFSRQTPEEEAQVRDFIGAFRYCSLNNTKLEDYTKLLELVQKREQELNIPENRMFYMSVAPEFFEPIALNIQESGLGNTKGWKKLIIEKPFGHDLQSARDLNEKLSNTFAEEEIYRIDHFLGKPMVQNIETLTYANPVIQALWSNRYIANVQITASETVGVEERAAYYDQSGALRDMFQNHMLQLLMMIGLHLPKRCTPEEIQFKKQKIAEALRPLTKENIASEVVRAQYGAGELQGTSVVGYLDEPDIPAGSQNETYVAARLWIDDPFWSEVPFYIRTGKRLAEKSTRIVVEFKAPLKTGHESENTTEPNLLTIEIGPKESISLQLNAKNPLNQGEVEPMHMSFNSGERNIPEAYENLIFDAMRGDSTFFAHWNEVELAWQWVQPILEAFQEGSVPLDTYSAGSQGPKSADRLIAENGYRWW is encoded by the coding sequence ATGGACGCAATGACATTTGTCCTCTTCGGGGCAACAGGCGATTTAGCCAAACGTAAGATTTACCCTGCATTATATAATTTGTACATTGATTCGAAAATGCCGAAATCCTTCTCCGTTATTGGTCTTGGACGGCGTGAATTGTCGGATGCTGACTTCCAGGCGAATGTCGAAAAGTCATTGCATACCTTCTCCCGTCAAACACCGGAAGAAGAAGCTCAAGTTCGCGACTTTATTGGTGCTTTTCGTTATTGTTCTTTAAATAATACGAAGCTTGAAGATTACACCAAATTGCTGGAACTGGTTCAGAAACGTGAACAAGAGCTCAATATTCCCGAGAATCGCATGTTCTACATGTCGGTTGCACCGGAATTCTTTGAGCCAATCGCACTGAACATTCAAGAAAGCGGCTTGGGTAACACCAAAGGCTGGAAGAAACTCATCATCGAAAAACCATTCGGACACGATTTGCAATCTGCTCGTGATCTGAACGAAAAATTGAGCAATACTTTTGCGGAAGAAGAAATTTACCGTATTGACCATTTCCTTGGTAAACCGATGGTTCAAAATATTGAAACCCTCACTTACGCGAATCCGGTCATTCAGGCTTTGTGGTCCAATCGTTACATTGCAAATGTACAGATTACAGCAAGTGAAACGGTTGGGGTCGAAGAGCGTGCCGCGTATTATGACCAAAGCGGTGCCCTTCGTGACATGTTCCAAAACCATATGCTTCAGTTGCTGATGATGATTGGTTTGCATTTGCCAAAACGCTGCACACCAGAAGAAATTCAATTCAAAAAGCAGAAGATCGCTGAAGCTCTTCGTCCATTGACGAAAGAGAATATCGCTTCCGAAGTCGTTCGTGCCCAATATGGAGCAGGCGAACTGCAAGGTACTTCTGTTGTTGGATATCTGGACGAGCCTGACATTCCAGCTGGTTCTCAGAATGAAACATATGTTGCCGCGAGACTGTGGATCGATGATCCATTCTGGAGTGAAGTTCCATTTTACATTCGTACAGGCAAACGCCTGGCTGAGAAATCAACCAGAATTGTTGTTGAATTCAAGGCTCCACTGAAAACAGGTCATGAATCCGAAAATACAACAGAGCCTAACTTGCTGACGATTGAAATTGGTCCGAAAGAAAGCATCTCGCTTCAATTAAATGCGAAAAACCCACTCAACCAAGGCGAAGTGGAACCTATGCATATGAGCTTCAACTCAGGTGAACGAAACATTCCGGAAGCTTATGAAAACCTGATCTTTGACGCGATGCGTGGCGATTCTACATTCTTTGCTCACTGGAACGAAGTTGAACTGGCTTGGCAATGGGTACAGCCGATCTTGGAAGCATTCCAGGAGGGCAGTGTGCCACTTGATACGTACAGCGCAGGTTCGCAAGGACCGAAGTCAGCAGATCGTCTGATTGCAGAGAACGGCTACCGTTGGTGGTAA
- a CDS encoding winged helix-turn-helix transcriptional regulator, producing the protein MSDDENAKQICEKVEQSYQIIGRKWVALIIHTLMEEPKRFSEIHAYIPDLSKRVLNERMKELEEEGLVVRHVVTERPVRTEYMLSRKGTELGRALSSVERWADKWL; encoded by the coding sequence ATGAGCGATGATGAGAATGCCAAGCAAATATGCGAAAAGGTGGAACAGTCTTATCAGATCATTGGCCGGAAATGGGTAGCCCTCATTATTCATACATTGATGGAAGAACCCAAACGATTCAGTGAAATTCACGCTTATATCCCGGACCTGAGCAAACGGGTACTTAATGAACGGATGAAGGAATTGGAGGAAGAGGGACTTGTCGTGCGTCACGTGGTTACGGAACGCCCTGTTCGGACAGAATATATGTTGTCCCGCAAAGGCACAGAGCTGGGGCGCGCATTAAGCTCCGTAGAACGATGGGCCGATAAGTGGCTGTAG